A stretch of the Pseudomonas helvetica genome encodes the following:
- the rbsK gene encoding ribokinase — protein MPAKVVVVGSLNMDLVTRAQRLPHAGETLHGESFATVSGGKGANQAVASARLGAQVSMIGCVGDDAYGEQLRAALLAEQIDCQALTSVEGSSGVALIVVDDNSQNAIVIVAGANGQLTPGMVAGFDAVLAAADVIICQLEVPMHTVGYVLKRGRELGKTVILNPAPATSPLPADWYSSIDYLIPNESEASALSGLPVDSLESAELAASRLIAAGAGKVIITLGSQGSLFANGQSVEHFPAPKVKSVDTTAAGDTFVGGFAAALASGKSEVEAIRFGQVAAALSVTRAGAQPSIPSLSDVQAFKAS, from the coding sequence ATGCCAGCAAAAGTAGTGGTTGTAGGCAGTCTGAACATGGACCTGGTAACCCGCGCCCAGCGGTTGCCGCATGCCGGAGAAACGCTGCATGGTGAGTCGTTTGCCACCGTGTCGGGCGGCAAGGGCGCTAATCAGGCGGTCGCGTCCGCCCGGCTGGGTGCGCAGGTATCGATGATCGGCTGCGTGGGTGACGATGCTTATGGCGAGCAGTTGCGTGCAGCGCTGCTGGCCGAGCAGATCGATTGTCAGGCGCTGACATCGGTCGAAGGTTCCAGCGGCGTGGCGCTGATCGTGGTCGATGACAACAGCCAGAATGCAATTGTCATCGTTGCGGGGGCCAACGGTCAGCTGACACCTGGCATGGTCGCGGGGTTCGATGCGGTGCTCGCGGCGGCCGACGTGATCATCTGTCAGCTGGAAGTGCCGATGCACACGGTTGGTTATGTTCTCAAGCGCGGTCGTGAGCTGGGCAAGACGGTGATCCTCAATCCGGCGCCGGCAACGAGCCCATTGCCGGCCGACTGGTATTCATCTATCGATTACCTGATCCCCAACGAAAGCGAAGCGTCGGCCCTGAGCGGTTTGCCGGTGGACTCACTGGAGAGCGCCGAACTGGCCGCGAGCCGATTGATCGCTGCCGGTGCCGGCAAGGTCATCATCACGTTGGGCTCCCAGGGTTCATTGTTCGCCAACGGACAGAGTGTTGAGCATTTTCCGGCGCCCAAGGTCAAGTCAGTCGACACCACTGCCGCTGGCGATACCTTTGTCGGTGGTTTTGCCGCGGCCCTGGCCTCTGGCAAAAGCGAAGTCGAGGCCATTCGTTTCGGTCAGGTCGCTGCGGCTTTATCGGTGACTCGGGCCGGTGCGCAACCTTCGATTCCTTCCTTGTCAGACGTACAGGCCTTTAAAGCATCATGA
- the rbsD gene encoding D-ribose pyranase gives MKKTPLLNIALSRLIASLGHGDMLVIGDAGLPVPPGVELIDLALTQGIPDFVSTLRVVLSEMQVESHVLAEEILLKQPPALQAIDELTANAAMGQRRLLSHEEFKLLSRQARAIVRTGECQPYCNIVLVAGVTF, from the coding sequence ATGAAAAAAACACCCTTGCTCAATATCGCGTTGTCACGGCTGATTGCCTCTCTGGGCCATGGCGACATGCTGGTGATCGGCGATGCCGGTCTGCCAGTGCCGCCCGGGGTTGAGTTGATCGACCTGGCATTGACCCAGGGCATTCCGGATTTTGTCAGTACCTTGCGCGTCGTGCTCAGTGAGATGCAGGTGGAAAGCCATGTGCTGGCCGAAGAAATCCTGCTCAAGCAGCCCCCGGCGCTGCAGGCGATCGACGAATTGACGGCCAATGCTGCGATGGGCCAGCGGCGGTTGCTGAGTCATGAAGAGTTCAAGCTCCTTAGCCGACAGGCGCGGGCAATTGTTCGTACGGGTGAATGTCAGCCGTACTGCAACATCGTGCTGGTCGCAGGGGTGACCTTCTAG
- a CDS encoding nucleoside hydrolase, whose protein sequence is MYRYAQRLHHLIRSLLLLSLLTATGAHAAEKIDLIIDTDPGADDVVALLFALASPEELNIRALTTVAGNVRLDKTSRNARLAREWAGREEVPVYAGAPKPLMRTPIYAENIHGKEGLSGVTVHEPKKGLAKGDAVSYLIDTLRAAKPHSITIAMLGPQTNLALALIQDPEITQGIKEVVIMGGAHFNGGNITPVAEFNLFADPHAAEVVLKSGVKLTYLPLDVTHKILTSDARLKQIAALNNNASKLVGDILNEYVKGDMEHYGIPGGPVHDATVIAYLLKPELFTGRTVNVVVDSREGPTFGQTVVDWYDGLKAPKNAFWVANGDAQGFFDLLTARLARLK, encoded by the coding sequence ATGTACCGCTATGCTCAACGCCTGCATCACCTGATCCGGAGTCTGCTGCTTTTGTCCTTGCTCACCGCTACAGGCGCCCACGCGGCGGAAAAGATAGACCTGATCATCGACACCGATCCAGGTGCCGACGACGTGGTGGCGCTGCTGTTTGCCCTGGCGTCACCCGAAGAACTGAACATTCGTGCACTGACCACCGTTGCCGGAAATGTGCGCCTGGACAAGACTTCGCGTAATGCGCGGCTGGCCCGCGAGTGGGCAGGGCGCGAAGAGGTGCCGGTCTATGCGGGTGCACCGAAACCGCTGATGCGCACGCCAATCTATGCCGAGAACATTCATGGCAAGGAAGGCCTGTCAGGTGTCACGGTGCACGAGCCGAAGAAAGGTCTGGCCAAAGGCGATGCAGTCAGTTACCTGATCGACACGTTGCGCGCGGCCAAGCCTCACAGCATCACTATCGCAATGCTCGGGCCGCAGACCAACCTGGCGTTGGCGCTGATTCAGGATCCGGAAATCACCCAAGGCATCAAGGAAGTGGTGATCATGGGCGGCGCGCACTTCAACGGCGGTAACATTACGCCGGTGGCCGAGTTCAATCTGTTCGCTGATCCGCATGCAGCTGAAGTGGTCCTCAAGAGCGGCGTCAAGCTGACCTATCTGCCGCTGGACGTCACCCACAAGATTCTGACCAGTGACGCTCGCCTGAAGCAGATTGCCGCGCTGAACAACAACGCCAGCAAACTGGTGGGCGATATTCTCAACGAATACGTCAAAGGCGACATGGAACACTACGGTATTCCAGGTGGCCCGGTGCATGACGCCACGGTGATCGCGTACCTGCTCAAGCCGGAACTGTTTACCGGTCGTACGGTGAATGTGGTGGTCGACAGTCGCGAAGGGCCGACCTTTGGCCAGACCGTCGTTGACTGGTACGACGGCCTGAAAGCCCCGAAGAACGCGTTCTGGGTTGCGAACGGCGATGCCCAGGGCTTCTTTGACTTGCTGACGGCGCGTCTCGCCCGTCTCAAGTAA
- a CDS encoding I78 family peptidase inhibitor, with protein sequence MPWKLASLGTLLAAVMLAGCSSTSESAKSPVVAEAGSGRCEAKAAEFTIGQKASPELLEQARARSGSQTARVLRPNDMITLEYRSDRLNLNTDANLIITRVNCG encoded by the coding sequence ATGCCTTGGAAGCTCGCGTCATTGGGTACTTTGCTGGCCGCCGTCATGTTGGCGGGTTGCAGCAGTACCTCCGAGTCGGCAAAAAGCCCTGTGGTGGCCGAGGCTGGTAGCGGCCGTTGTGAGGCAAAGGCTGCCGAATTCACCATTGGCCAAAAGGCTTCGCCAGAATTGCTGGAGCAGGCCCGCGCGCGTTCCGGGTCGCAGACTGCACGAGTTCTCAGGCCGAACGACATGATCACTCTGGAATACCGTTCGGATCGTTTGAACCTCAACACCGACGCCAACCTGATCATTACCCGCGTCAACTGCGGCTGA
- a CDS encoding cold-shock protein: protein MSNRQTGTVKWFNDEKGFGFITPQGGGDDLFVHFKAIESDGFKSLKEGQTVSFVAEKGQKGMQAAQVRPE, encoded by the coding sequence ATGTCTAATCGCCAAACCGGCACCGTTAAATGGTTCAACGATGAAAAAGGCTTCGGCTTCATCACTCCTCAAGGTGGCGGTGACGACCTGTTCGTACACTTCAAAGCTATCGAAAGCGACGGTTTCAAAAGCCTGAAAGAAGGCCAAACCGTTTCCTTCGTGGCTGAGAAAGGCCAAAAGGGTATGCAAGCTGCACAAGTTCGCCCAGAGTAA
- the thrS gene encoding threonine--tRNA ligase — protein sequence MPTITLPDGSQRSFDHPVSVAEVAASIGAGLAKATVAGKVNGKLVDASDVIDSDATLQIITPKDEEGVEIIRHSCAHLIGHAVKQLYPTAKMVIGPVIDEGFYYDIAYERPFTPDDLAAIEQRMHLLIEKDYDVIKKVTPRAEVIDVFTRRGEDYKLRLVEDMPNEQAMGLYYHEEYVDMCRGPHVPNTRFLKSFKLTKLSGAYWRGDAKNEQLQRVYGTAWADKKQLAAYIQRIEEAEKRDHRKIGKRLGLFHTQEEAPGMVFWHPNGWTLYQVLEQYMRKVQRENGYLEIKTPQVVDRSLWEKSGHWANYAENMFTTQSESRDYAIKPMNCPCHVQVFNQGLKSYRELPMRLAEFGACHRNEPSGALHGIMRVRGFTQDDAHIFCTEEQMQAESAAFIKLTMDVYADFGFTDVEMKLSTRPEKRVGSDELWDRAESALASALDSAGLPYDLQPGEGAFYGPKIEFSLKDCLGRVWQCGTLQLDFNLPIRLGAEYVSEDNSRKHPVMLHRAILGSFERFVGILIEHYEGAFPAWLAPTQAVIMNITDKQADFAAEVEKTLNQSGFRAKSDLRNEKIGFKIREHTLLKVPYLLVIGDREVEMQTVAVRTREGADLGSMPVAQFAEFLAQAVSRRGRPDSE from the coding sequence ATGCCCACTATTACTCTTCCCGACGGCAGTCAACGTTCCTTCGATCATCCGGTTTCCGTAGCCGAGGTCGCCGCATCCATTGGTGCCGGTCTGGCCAAGGCCACCGTGGCCGGCAAGGTCAACGGCAAACTGGTTGACGCCAGCGATGTCATCGACAGCGACGCGACCCTGCAAATCATCACGCCCAAGGATGAAGAGGGGGTGGAGATCATTCGCCACTCTTGCGCTCACCTGATCGGCCACGCGGTCAAGCAGCTGTACCCGACGGCGAAAATGGTGATCGGTCCGGTCATCGATGAAGGCTTCTATTACGACATCGCCTACGAACGTCCTTTCACTCCGGACGACCTGGCGGCGATCGAACAGCGCATGCACCTGCTGATCGAAAAAGATTACGACGTCATCAAGAAAGTCACTCCGCGCGCTGAAGTGATCGACGTGTTCACCCGCCGTGGCGAAGACTACAAGCTGCGCCTGGTCGAAGACATGCCGAACGAGCAGGCCATGGGTCTGTACTATCACGAAGAATACGTCGACATGTGCCGCGGTCCGCACGTGCCGAACACCCGCTTCCTGAAATCCTTCAAGCTGACCAAGCTGTCCGGCGCCTACTGGCGCGGCGATGCCAAGAACGAGCAACTGCAGCGCGTTTACGGCACCGCCTGGGCTGACAAGAAGCAACTGGCGGCTTACATCCAGCGTATCGAAGAAGCCGAAAAGCGCGACCATCGCAAGATCGGCAAGCGTCTCGGCCTGTTCCATACCCAGGAAGAAGCGCCGGGCATGGTTTTCTGGCACCCGAACGGCTGGACCCTGTACCAGGTGCTCGAGCAGTACATGCGCAAGGTCCAGCGTGAAAACGGCTACCTGGAGATCAAGACTCCGCAGGTGGTTGACCGTAGCCTGTGGGAGAAATCCGGGCACTGGGCCAACTACGCCGAGAACATGTTCACCACGCAGTCGGAAAGCCGCGATTACGCGATCAAGCCAATGAACTGCCCTTGCCACGTGCAAGTGTTCAATCAGGGCCTGAAAAGCTACCGTGAGCTGCCGATGCGTCTGGCCGAATTCGGTGCTTGCCACCGTAACGAGCCGTCCGGTGCGCTGCACGGCATCATGCGCGTGCGCGGGTTCACCCAGGACGATGCGCACATCTTCTGTACTGAAGAGCAGATGCAGGCCGAATCCGCCGCGTTCATCAAGCTGACCATGGATGTCTACGCCGATTTCGGCTTTACCGACGTCGAAATGAAGCTGTCCACTCGTCCGGAAAAACGCGTCGGCTCCGATGAGCTGTGGGATCGCGCAGAATCGGCGCTGGCCTCAGCCCTTGATAGTGCAGGCCTGCCGTACGATCTGCAGCCAGGCGAGGGTGCTTTCTACGGTCCGAAAATCGAGTTCTCGCTAAAAGATTGCCTCGGTCGTGTCTGGCAATGTGGTACCTTGCAGCTCGATTTTAACCTGCCGATCCGTCTGGGAGCCGAATACGTCTCCGAAGACAACAGTCGCAAGCACCCGGTAATGTTGCACCGGGCGATCCTGGGTTCCTTCGAGCGTTTCGTCGGGATTCTGATCGAGCATTACGAGGGCGCGTTCCCTGCGTGGCTGGCTCCGACTCAGGCAGTGATCATGAATATCACTGATAAACAGGCAGATTTTGCCGCTGAAGTTGAAAAAACTCTCAACCAAAGCGGTTTTCGTGCCAAGTCTGACTTGAGAAATGAAAAGATCGGCTTTAAAATCCGCGAGCATACTTTGCTCAAGGTTCCCTATCTCTTGGTTATTGGAGATCGGGAAGTCGAGATGCAGACTGTCGCTGTGCGTACTCGTGAAGGTGCTGACCTGGGCTCGATGCCCGTCGCCCAGTTCGCTGAGTTCCTCGCGCAAGCGGTTTCCCGGCGTGGTCGCCCAGATTCGGAGTAA
- the infC gene encoding translation initiation factor IF-3, whose product MIIKREMRQDKRAAPKAPINENISAREVRLIGADGEQIGIVSIDEALRIAEEAKLDLVEISADAVPPVCRVMDYGKSIFEKKKQIAAAKKNQKQIQVKEIKFRPGTEEGDYQVKLRNLVRFLSDGDRAKVSLRFRGREMAHQELGMELLKRVEGDLLEYGSVEQHPKMEGRQLIMVIAPKKKK is encoded by the coding sequence ATTATTATTAAGCGTGAAATGAGACAAGATAAACGAGCTGCACCGAAAGCCCCGATCAACGAGAATATCTCGGCACGCGAGGTTCGGTTAATTGGCGCTGACGGCGAGCAGATTGGCATCGTCTCGATTGATGAAGCGCTTCGTATTGCTGAAGAAGCCAAGCTTGATCTGGTAGAAATCTCCGCAGACGCAGTCCCACCGGTTTGCCGTGTGATGGACTACGGCAAATCGATCTTCGAAAAGAAGAAGCAGATTGCTGCGGCGAAGAAAAACCAGAAGCAGATTCAGGTTAAAGAAATCAAGTTTCGTCCAGGGACGGAGGAAGGGGATTACCAGGTAAAACTGCGCAACCTGGTACGTTTCCTGAGTGACGGGGACAGGGCCAAGGTATCCTTGCGATTCCGCGGCCGTGAGATGGCCCACCAGGAGCTGGGGATGGAACTCCTCAAGCGGGTTGAAGGTGACCTGCTCGAGTACGGTTCGGTCGAACAGCATCCTAAGATGGAAGGACGCCAGCTGATCATGGTCATCGCCCCGAAAAAGAAGAAGTAA
- the rpmI gene encoding 50S ribosomal protein L35: MPKMKTKSGAAKRFLKTANGIKHKHAFKSHILTKMSTKRKRQLRGSSLLHPSDVAKVERMLRLR, from the coding sequence ATGCCAAAGATGAAAACTAAAAGTGGTGCTGCTAAGCGGTTTCTGAAAACTGCTAACGGTATCAAGCACAAGCACGCTTTCAAGAGCCACATCCTGACCAAAATGTCGACCAAGCGTAAGCGTCAACTGCGCGGTAGCAGCTTGCTGCATCCGTCTGACGTGGCAAAAGTCGAGCGCATGCTGCGCCTTCGTTAA
- the rplT gene encoding 50S ribosomal protein L20, producing MARVKRGVIARKRHKKILKLAKGYYGARSRVFRVAKQAVIKAGQYAYRDRRQKKRQFRALWIARINAGARINGLSYSRFIAGLKKASIEIDRKVLADLAVNEKAAFAAIVEKAKATLA from the coding sequence ATGGCTCGTGTAAAGCGTGGCGTCATTGCCCGTAAACGTCACAAAAAAATTCTGAAACTTGCTAAAGGCTACTACGGCGCTCGCTCGCGCGTATTCCGTGTTGCCAAGCAAGCGGTAATCAAGGCAGGCCAATACGCCTACCGTGACCGTCGTCAGAAAAAACGTCAGTTCCGCGCTCTGTGGATCGCTCGTATCAACGCTGGTGCACGTATCAACGGTCTGTCCTACAGCCGTTTCATCGCCGGCCTGAAAAAAGCGTCCATCGAGATCGACCGTAAGGTTCTGGCTGATCTGGCAGTGAACGAAAAAGCGGCGTTTGCTGCGATTGTCGAGAAAGCTAAAGCCACCTTGGCTTAA
- the pheS gene encoding phenylalanine--tRNA ligase subunit alpha gives MENLDALVSQALEAVQSAEDINALEQIRVHYLGKKGELTQVMKTLGNLPAEERPQVGALINVAKERVTEVLNARKALFEEADLAAKLSAESIDVTLPGRGQTSGGLHPVTRTLERIEQFFTHIGYGIAEGPEVEDDYHNFEALNIPGHHPARSMHDTFYFNANMLLRTHTSPVQVRTMESKQPPIRIVCPGRVYRSDSDITHSPMFHQVEGLLVDRDINFADLKGTIEEFLRVFFEKELAVRFRPSYFPFTEPSAEVDMECVMCSGKGCRVCKQTGWLEVMGCGMVHPNVLRMSGIDPEEFSGFAFGMGVERLAMLRYGVNDLRLFFDNDLRFLAQFR, from the coding sequence ATGGAAAACCTGGATGCGCTGGTCTCTCAAGCACTAGAGGCTGTGCAAAGCGCTGAAGATATCAATGCCCTGGAGCAAATCCGGGTTCACTACCTTGGCAAAAAAGGTGAATTGACTCAGGTGATGAAGACCCTGGGGAATTTGCCGGCAGAAGAGCGTCCGCAAGTCGGCGCCCTGATCAACGTTGCCAAGGAGCGTGTCACAGAGGTTCTCAATGCGCGCAAGGCACTGTTTGAAGAGGCCGACCTGGCCGCCAAACTGTCCGCCGAGTCCATTGATGTGACCCTGCCTGGCCGTGGTCAGACCTCCGGTGGTCTGCATCCGGTTACTCGCACTCTGGAACGTATCGAACAGTTCTTCACCCATATCGGCTACGGCATCGCCGAAGGCCCTGAGGTCGAAGACGACTATCACAACTTCGAGGCGCTCAACATCCCAGGCCATCACCCGGCCCGGTCGATGCATGACACCTTCTATTTCAATGCCAACATGTTGCTGCGCACCCATACCTCGCCGGTACAGGTCCGCACCATGGAATCGAAACAGCCGCCGATCCGCATCGTCTGCCCAGGCCGTGTGTACCGCAGCGACTCCGATATCACCCACTCGCCGATGTTCCACCAGGTCGAAGGCCTGCTGGTCGACCGCGACATCAACTTCGCCGACCTGAAAGGGACCATCGAAGAGTTCCTGCGCGTGTTCTTCGAAAAAGAACTGGCAGTGCGCTTCCGTCCTTCGTATTTCCCGTTCACCGAGCCGTCCGCCGAAGTCGACATGGAATGCGTGATGTGCAGCGGTAAAGGCTGCCGCGTCTGCAAGCAGACTGGCTGGCTGGAAGTGATGGGCTGCGGCATGGTTCACCCGAACGTGCTGCGCATGTCCGGGATCGACCCGGAAGAGTTTTCGGGCTTTGCCTTCGGCATGGGCGTTGAACGTCTGGCCATGCTGCGTTACGGCGTGAACGACTTGCGTCTGTTCTTCGACAACGACTTGCGGTTCCTCGCGCAATTTCGCTAG
- the pheT gene encoding phenylalanine--tRNA ligase subunit beta yields MKFSEQWLRGWVSPQVSRDELVARLSMAGLEVDSVTPAAGEFSGVVVGEVLSTEQHPDADKLRVCQVSNGAETFQVVCGAPNVRPGLKIPFAMIGAELPGDFKIKKAKLRGVESNGMLCSQAELQIGEGNDGLMELPADAPVGQDIREYLSLDDASIEVDLTPNRGDCLSLAGLAREVGALYAAEVTRPVVASVPAAHDEVRSIEVLAPAACPRYLGRVIRNVDLSKPTPLWMVERLRRADVRSIDAAVDITNYVMLELGQPLHAFDLAEINGGIRVRMAEEGEKLVLLDGQEVSLRSDTLVIADHSRALAIAGVMGGEHSGVSATTRDVFLESAFFDQIAVAGKARSYGLHTDASHRYERGVDWQLAREAMERATGLLLEITGGEAGPIIETVSEQHLPSIAPVTLRAQRITQMLGMEMDAAEVERLLSALGLKISADGAGQWRVDVPSHRFDISLEVDLIEELARLYGYNRLPVRYPQARLAPQAKAEARSDLPELRRLLVARGYQEAITYSFIDPKQFELFNPGVEPLLLANPISNDMAAMRSSLWPGLVKALQHNLNRQQDRVRLFESGLRFVGQLEGLKQEPMLAGVVCGGRLPEGWAQGRDTVDFFDVKADVEAVLGFAGALDSFTFVPGKHPALHPGQTARIEREGRVVGYIGAIHPELSKTLGLDRPVFVFELVLAEVALGKMPKFSELSRFPEVRRDLALLADKDVAASAVLDVIRENAGEWLTDLRLFDVYQGKGIDPHRKSLAVGLTWQHPSRTLNDDEVNTTTQNILTSLEQRLNATLRK; encoded by the coding sequence ATGAAATTCAGTGAACAATGGCTGCGCGGCTGGGTAAGCCCGCAGGTAAGTCGCGACGAGCTGGTTGCTCGTCTGTCGATGGCCGGTCTTGAGGTCGATAGCGTTACGCCGGCCGCCGGTGAATTCAGTGGCGTGGTGGTGGGCGAGGTGCTGAGCACCGAGCAGCACCCGGACGCCGACAAGCTGCGTGTTTGCCAGGTCAGCAATGGCGCGGAGACCTTCCAGGTCGTTTGCGGTGCACCAAACGTGCGCCCGGGCCTGAAAATCCCGTTCGCCATGATTGGTGCCGAACTGCCAGGCGACTTCAAAATCAAGAAAGCCAAGCTGCGTGGCGTTGAGTCCAACGGCATGCTGTGCTCGCAAGCCGAACTGCAAATCGGTGAAGGCAACGATGGCCTGATGGAATTGCCGGCCGATGCGCCGGTCGGTCAGGACATTCGTGAATACCTGAGCCTGGACGACGCCAGCATCGAGGTCGACCTGACCCCGAACCGCGGTGATTGCCTGTCCCTGGCCGGTCTGGCCCGTGAAGTCGGTGCGCTCTACGCTGCCGAAGTCACGCGCCCGGTCGTTGCCAGTGTTCCAGCGGCGCACGATGAAGTGCGTTCGATTGAGGTTCTGGCGCCCGCTGCTTGCCCGCGTTACCTGGGCCGCGTGATCCGTAACGTCGACCTGTCCAAGCCTACGCCGCTGTGGATGGTCGAGCGTCTGCGTCGCGCTGACGTGCGCAGCATCGACGCTGCCGTCGACATCACCAACTACGTGATGCTGGAACTGGGGCAGCCGCTGCACGCTTTCGATCTCGCCGAAATCAATGGCGGCATCCGCGTGCGCATGGCCGAAGAAGGCGAGAAGCTGGTGCTGCTCGACGGTCAGGAAGTCAGCCTGCGTAGCGATACACTGGTGATTGCCGACCACTCCCGCGCCCTGGCGATTGCCGGCGTGATGGGTGGCGAGCACAGCGGTGTTTCCGCGACCACTCGCGATGTCTTCCTGGAAAGCGCGTTTTTCGATCAGATCGCCGTTGCTGGCAAGGCTCGTTCCTACGGCCTGCACACCGACGCCTCGCACCGCTACGAGCGTGGCGTGGACTGGCAGCTGGCCCGTGAAGCCATGGAGCGCGCCACCGGTCTGTTGCTGGAAATCACCGGCGGCGAAGCTGGCCCGATTATCGAAACCGTCAGCGAACAGCACCTGCCATCGATTGCTCCGGTCACCCTGCGTGCCCAGCGCATCACCCAGATGCTGGGTATGGAAATGGATGCAGCCGAAGTCGAGCGTCTGCTCAGCGCCTTGGGCCTGAAGATTTCCGCGGACGGGGCAGGGCAGTGGCGCGTAGACGTGCCAAGCCATCGCTTCGATATCAGTCTGGAAGTCGACCTGATCGAAGAGCTGGCCCGTCTGTACGGTTACAACCGTCTGCCGGTTCGCTACCCGCAAGCCCGCCTGGCACCACAAGCCAAGGCTGAAGCGCGTAGCGATCTGCCAGAGCTGCGCCGTCTGCTGGTGGCTCGTGGTTATCAGGAAGCGATCACCTACAGCTTCATCGATCCGAAACAGTTCGAACTGTTCAACCCGGGCGTCGAGCCTCTGTTGCTGGCCAACCCGATCTCCAACGACATGGCCGCCATGCGTTCGTCCCTGTGGCCGGGTCTGGTCAAGGCGCTTCAGCACAACCTGAACCGTCAACAGGACCGTGTCCGTCTGTTCGAAAGCGGCCTGCGCTTCGTCGGTCAGCTGGAAGGCCTGAAGCAAGAGCCGATGCTGGCGGGTGTGGTCTGCGGCGGCCGTCTGCCGGAAGGCTGGGCCCAAGGTCGCGATACCGTGGACTTCTTCGACGTCAAAGCCGACGTGGAAGCGGTGCTGGGCTTTGCCGGTGCACTGGATTCGTTCACCTTCGTGCCGGGCAAACACCCTGCGTTGCACCCGGGTCAAACCGCGCGCATCGAGCGTGAAGGTCGCGTAGTCGGCTACATTGGCGCTATCCATCCTGAATTGTCGAAAACCCTCGGTCTCGACCGTCCGGTCTTCGTTTTCGAGCTGGTGCTGGCCGAAGTGGCGTTGGGCAAAATGCCTAAATTCAGCGAGTTGTCGCGTTTTCCTGAAGTGCGTCGTGACCTTGCGCTGCTGGCAGATAAAGACGTTGCGGCCAGCGCCGTACTGGACGTAATCCGTGAAAATGCAGGCGAGTGGCTGACGGACCTCAGGCTATTTGACGTGTATCAGGGTAAAGGTATTGATCCGCATAGAAAAAGCCTTGCAGTTGGCTTGACCTGGCAGCATCCATCGCGCACTCTTAATGACGATGAGGTGAATACCACGACGCAAAACATCCTCACCTCGCTCGAACAAAGGTTGAACGCCACGTTAAGGAAGTGA
- the ihfA gene encoding integration host factor subunit alpha, with translation MGALTKAEMAERLYEELGLNKREAKELVELFFEEIRHALEDNEQVKLSGFGNFDLRDKRQRPGRNPKTGEEIPITARRVVTFRPGQKLKARVEAYAGTKS, from the coding sequence ATGGGGGCTTTGACGAAAGCTGAGATGGCGGAACGTCTGTATGAAGAGCTGGGCCTGAACAAGCGGGAGGCCAAGGAATTGGTCGAACTGTTCTTTGAAGAAATCAGGCACGCTCTTGAAGACAACGAACAGGTGAAGTTGTCCGGTTTTGGCAACTTCGACCTTCGTGACAAACGCCAGCGGCCTGGCCGCAATCCGAAAACGGGAGAAGAAATCCCGATCACGGCTCGCCGTGTGGTCACCTTTCGTCCAGGGCAGAAGTTGAAGGCCCGAGTTGAGGCTTATGCTGGAACCAAGTCATAA
- a CDS encoding MerR family transcriptional regulator gives MLEPSHNDELPVIPGKRYFTIGEVSELCAVKPHVLRYWEQEFPQLNPVKRRGNRRYYQRQDVLMIRQIRALLYDQGFTIGGARLRLSGDEAKDDTTQYKQMIRQMIAELEDVLVVLKK, from the coding sequence ATGCTGGAACCAAGTCATAACGACGAGCTTCCCGTCATCCCAGGCAAACGCTACTTCACCATTGGTGAAGTCAGCGAGCTTTGTGCGGTAAAACCGCACGTGCTGCGCTACTGGGAGCAGGAGTTTCCTCAACTCAACCCCGTCAAGCGCCGCGGAAATCGCCGGTATTATCAGCGCCAGGATGTGCTGATGATCCGGCAGATCCGCGCGTTGCTGTATGACCAAGGGTTCACCATCGGCGGAGCGCGTCTGCGCCTTTCTGGCGATGAAGCCAAAGACGACACCACCCAATACAAGCAAATGATCCGCCAGATGATCGCCGAGCTCGAAGATGTTCTGGTGGTACTCAAGAAATAA